TTATGATCAGAACTCCATGCAACTCCTGTACTACTCTCCACTGGAAAATAACGACTTCTGGTCTGATGTTTGGTGGAGAAGATGGCTAGACATCTTGGTTTGGACAAGCACGTTGCCCTGCTCAGTTGAGCCAGATAATGATATGTTAGACTGCTTAAACAAACATCCCCctaaaaatgacacactttaccTTTAACATCAATGGTAATGGCCCTAAAGGTGTTTAGAGCGCTGCAGTGTCATATTTATTGCAGAAAATAGGTTCTGTGACCAACAAATGTTTATGATCATGATATTCTTATAAATTAATTACACTACAGTCACATGATTGCAACATCATCAACTCAGCAATTCTGACAACTCTttggtctttatttaaaaaaaaaaaaaagtaaaatcccTGAAGATGAGTTAGACTAGTTTGCagtgtgattataaacacaatgagcCTGTGAAAGTGACTAGTGATCAGATGAGTGTATCTCATTGTCCCATTTAGACACTTGTTATCATCCGCCTTtatcaagacaagtaaaagctcaAGGGTGCATTTCTGGTGTATTTTTATGTCAAAGAATAAAACacgaaaatatcttgagcttgtgttcaccacagactcttatttcagatattaaaaaaactattaaagagCCCACTGAattgaggacaatggaagcagaAGTGCTAAACACATAGTTGTCTAAACACACAATAAACTTATAGGTTTTCTTGCagttaaaaatgataattaattcAGTGATATAACAGTGGAAGGCGTCTTGATTTTTCTTTCGCAGGAGTGCACGTTCACCAAGCAGCGTTCGGACAGCGCTCTGCGTGTGCTCTTCAGCGGTTCTCTCAGACTCAAGTGTAAGACGGCCTGCTGTCAGCGCTGGTACTTCACCTTTAATGGGGCAGAATGCACTGGACCGTTACCCATAGAGTCCATCATTTACCTGGACCAAGGCAGCCCCGAACTCAACTCCACCATTAACATACACAGGACTTCCACAGGTACCATTTACAAACCATagatcattacttttttttttctataagacAGTAAATTTACAAGATTGCAAAGCTGACACAAAGCGTACAAAGTCTAAATAAGATGAACACCAGACACTTAACAAATCGATCAATACACGGaacatatgttaaaatgtatctgagcattacatattttgtaaaatgttgccaataaaattattaaatacatatttcaaactttttcactttaatcttaaatttaggctATAAATAACtgattacatatatattaattcattcccatatattgtttaaaaaaacatgatgttataaaaatatgtttatttataatgcttGTTTATGGCTCCATGTGTGAATTACACACTCTGCAATTATGCTCCTATTTATGGCTTTGTGGTTTTCAAAATATGGTACACAGCAAACATCAACTGGTCTCACAAAAATTCATTCCAATAAATTATACATTCTGCTTatatcatgtttccacaaaaagtTGTATTGAAACGTTATGATTTTGActaaattgtaaatttttgtgTTTGACATTCTGTCACATGACCAACACTTTCTTGAgatcaaaaatgttgaaaaatactATTCTGTTTGAAATACCCGTCTTTCATAACCATACTCCACTGTTGTATGCATAAGACTTGCACTGTATTTTTTGAGAGCAGAGATAGTCTCTAAATGCAGATGTCTTTGTCACATGGATTTCTGTGAGTGTACTTTTGTGTGGCTGAATGCAGTTTGGCAGCTTTCATAAGCATCTATGCTGCAATTACAGAGAGACCAGAGGAATCTGAGAGCTCTGTGTGGTTTCTCATCAGCTCACATCCCAGCATTCTCTACACTTACTCATGACCAAAACATCAGCATTGCTCAACAACACGGTCTTATCTAGCGGACAGGGATCTGAGATACAACATGCATTCATTTTGCAAAACTGCACTGACTGCACAGTGCACAAATAAAACTAATAGCAGTAATAATTTGTaatagacggatagacagatgatagatggatggacatatggacggatagacagataaacagacagacagaaagatagacagacagacagacagacagacagatagatagatagatagatagatagatagatagatagatagatagatagatagatagatagacagacagacagataaatagatagatagatagtaactataatagacagacagacagacagacagatagatagatagatagatagatagatagatagatagatagatagatagatagatagacagacagacagataaatagatagataaatagatagacagacagacagacagacagacagacagatagatagatagatagatagatagacagacagataaatagatagatagatagtaactataatagacagacagacagacagacagacagacagacagacagatagatagatagatagatagacagacagacagataaatagatagatagatagatagatagatagatagatagatagatagatagatagatagatagatagacagatagatagacggacagatagacagacagacagacagacagataaaagtTCTGTTTATACATCATGacatttgttgtgatttttttactCTCTAATCAAACAATTAATTCAATCATTGTATTATagcaatttttactgtattattacaaataaatagatagatagatagtaactataatagacagacagacagatagatagacagacagacagatacatggatagatagactgacagacagacaaatagatagatagatagacaggtagatagacagacagacagatagatagatagatagatagatagacagacagacagacagatagacagatagatagatagatagatagatagatagatagatagatagacagacagacagacagatagacatagatagatagatagatagatagatagatagatagatagatagacagacagatagatagatagatagtaactataatagacagacagacagacagacagacagacagacagatagatagatagatagatagatagatagatagatagatagatagacagacagacagacagacagataaatagatagatagatagtaactataatagacagacagacagacaaatagatagatagatagataggtagataggtagataggtagatagataaatataatagacagacagacagacagacagatagatagatagacagacagacagacggacagacagtcggacagatagatagatagatagatagatagatagatagatagatagatagatagatggatagatggatagatagatagatagtaaatataatagacagacagacagatagatagatagatagatagatagatagatagatagatagatagtaaatataatagacagacagacagacagacagacagatagatagatagatagatagatagatagatagatagatagatagatagatagatagatagatagatagatagatagtaaatataatagacagacagatagatagatagatagtaaatataatagacagacagacagacagacagacagatagatagatagatagatagatagatagatagatagatagatagatagatacataaatatatatacagacagacagacagacagacagacagatagatagatagatagatagatagatagatagacagacagacagacagatagatagaagattgaagacagacagacagacagacagacagacagacagatagatagatagatagacagacagacaaacaaatagatagatagatagatacatagatagatagatagatagatagatagatagatagacagacagacagacagacagacagacagagaaatagatagatggatagatagatagatagatagatagatagatggatagatagatagatagatagatagatagatagatagatagatagatagacagacagataaatagatagatagatagatagtaactataatagacagacagacagatagacagatagatagatagatagatagatagatagatagatgataaaaaaaaaaaaaaaaaaaaaaaaaaaaaaaaaaaagcagataataaatacataaatatataaaaatagaaacatataaatacataaacagacagataaatagatagatagatagatagtaactataatagacagacagacagatagacagatagatagatagatagatagatagatagacagacagacagatagatagatagatagatagatagatagacagacagatagatagatagatagtaactataatagacagacagacagacagacagacagacagacagataaatagatagatagatagtaactataatagacagacagacagacaaatagatagatagatagatagatagatagatagatagatagataggtagataggtagatagataaatataatagacagacagacagacagatagatagacagacagacagacagacagacagacggacagacagtcGGACAGACAgtcggacagatagatagatagatagatagatagatagatagatagatagatagatacaaatatagaaacaaaaaaaaatacacaaacacacagacagatagacaaacaggTAGTTACATCAATAAATACATAGCAAACTGAACAGAAAGACGAACAGAATGAGagatcaatagatagatagatagatagatagatagtaaatataatagacagacagacagatagatagatagatagatagatagatagatagtaaatataatagacagacagacagacagacagacagatagatagatagatagatagatagatagatagatagatagatagataaatataatagacagacagacagatagtaaatataatagacatacagacagacagacagattatcTATCagacagatcgatagatagatagatagtaaataTAATAGACAGACggataataaatataatagacagacagatagatagatagatagatagatagatagatagatagatagatagatagatagataggcagatgATAGTagataaatatatgaataaatgaaaaaaagtagaacgttttttctttaaatcaataatttgtgctatgtgtatatgtattataattaatattacggtaacactttacgtattttaaggtgtccttgttacatgttacatgtacttgcttttataacaacaattaattatgcataattacatgcaagtaaccttaaaccaaaccctaatccagCGGTGTTgatggtgtgtgtttctgtttgtgtcagTGGAGGGGCTCTGTGACGGGATCCAGGCCGGTCTGGTGGATGTTGGGATATGGGTGGGCACATGTGCTGATTATCCTCGTGGAGACGCATCGACAGGATGGAACTCTGTATCCCGGGTGATCATCGAAGAACTTCCAAAATAAGCATTCATCTTCATAACTGATCACTGTCATCGTCACCATACCAACAGAAGTCTTTGTGCCCCTGTCAGAGAAAGGACCTTCCTCATAGAAATGGGACAAATTAAAGCTAATAGAGTTGCTTTGAGTCTGTGCAGCTCTCATGTTTTGTAAGATTATTATTCTCTGGCTTAGTTTTGTGACAGTTAAGATGGATTCAATTTGCTCAGTACAGACAATTACGAAATAGAAGTATTAGATAGTACTGTGGTTCTGTGGACATTATGCTGTACTATGCTACTGCCATTTTAAGAGTCCAACAAAGATGATCCTTGCTTTGCTGATATTTATTTAGTGGCTCTTCCTTTTGTCCCTGGATGACTAGAACACAGCGTATTTTTGtatccattttgtttttattacctaAAGTTTTGAAGAAAAGTCAGGTCATGTTTCAcctcacaaacattaaaaatgtaatgtgaaaacAAATCTCAGTTTCTTTACTGTACTGCAAATAAATACAGTCATAAGagctttcttaaaaaacaaaggtacgccttctttctttgcatgaacatctgggcggcgttatgaaaacttcccacatactgacgtagagatgtggggggcgtgttagaacgagtcgtttcaggggggcgtggacgagtgttaacttttataaagaatatctctttggatttgagactttagtctttgcaacttcacagatcttctttattcaccaagaaatTGTAACCTCCAAAGagatagaaaaactgaaattacatcatatgacccctttaaaaaggcCTATTTTAATTTAGACTAAAGGCTTGTAAGCTGGGGTAAAAATGCCAAAAGTACCAGCATCATAAAATGGAGTGTAGATGGAAAATGCAGCGGACGGAAGTGCGTGTAGCATCAATAAGGCTTGGAATGTCTTCTGTGGTACTGAAGTAGTTTCACATCTGCTGCAGGTTAAGATACACAGGCAAGTCACAAGACACACTTAGAAATGTCAGAATATCATTggattaaataacagaaaatgttgtTAAATCATTGCAAAAATGACTCCAAAAAGTGCAGGTCTGAGAATTCCCCTGTGAAAAGaagtactttttacaaaaataatatactttaaaagaatatacttaagtgtgaactgaatatgTTTTAACtcttaactgcatgttatttataactaaataaaaattgattataatttacattattaaatgcaattagctgaactttagagtgatTTGAACCCACACATTGCAAGTAGGAATAAAGTAcgtctttatatgtaatttcataaatattttgtctttgaaatatggttaaagtgttactgctgaatgtattaacaaacatttaaaataaactaaaacatactttaatgtcatttctattaaaacttgtGTCATGatcttaaatatatttgtacttacacatgaatattaatgatgtaattaaatacatttaaaatatatattcactataAAAGCAAGATcaaataacactacagttaaacTTATAACGAAGTACTTTACCCGTGCTTTAGTGTTAGTCAACACatacttctttaaagcaccacaaaagattatttaaacaatgattttaaatgtaatttgaagTTAAACTTATAATTTGACATTAtaacaaaatgcactttttaaaaatctacttaagtgtgttaaatgtctttacttaagtacacttaagtggctttttatttaattaatattatctgCACATGCAGATAAATAGTACTTTTAAGATTAGGAGGAGGCTACAATACACACTCAATACAATTATTAACTGCACTTGATTTGATTAATTGTATCTAATTAAgtgaaattaagatattttaaaatgtgaaaagccTACACAGGTTAGTTTAGCTAGGCTTCTGTTCTAACTAAAAACTATAGTTTGTACAATAACTCAGGCTCCTTTGTctgttacatttattcatttattagatGTGTAAAAATGGCTTATACATACACCAGCTCTTCTTGACAATAGCACACTCATATATACAAACCAAACATAACAGCCTCTCAGTTGATATTTCCTTTCATCGCAGTTAAAGCGTTCCTCTCTTCCAGTAGATATCCTCTACACACATCTGGTTAAAATCTGCTCCTGTCCTCCAGTAAAGTATCGGTTTCTCCAGGCCTGTGTGCTATTATCCTGCAGCATGACATCATTTCCTGAGCATGAGCAGTGCGGCTCGCCCTGGGCGCCTCAGCCAGCCGAGATCTGCTGAGTGGGTTCATTCTCTCATATTGCTCAGCAAATATAGCAGCTGTTTGGTGAAAACATcgtaaaaaaagacaaacatctCGAGGACTGTGTTTGGTTGCATTGTCACAGGATGGCTTGAGTCCACTTTTCCACAAGCCGCTCTTGTCATCGACCACTTGAAATCAATTAAAATcttgaaatgacttttttttttttttgtggttgaataTTCAAGACAACATGGATACTCTCTCAATAAACTCAACAATACAACaatctctcactctttctctctctatgtgtacctgtattttcttcttttcattcaGTGCACACACTAAATGCTAGTTTTGTCTACACGTCCAGTTCAGAGCTAAACAGGAAATGTTTGGTATTCCTGTtcgtctctgacacacacacacacacacacatacacatcctgGTATATTTTGAGTTGGGTTGGTCCATCGTTGCGTTtggtgtgtgtgtacctgaagCTTTAGTGATACTCTCCCAAAAGTAAGCGTGACACATTTTCGAACACCAAAAAGGTGATGCAGCACGCTGGAATGACTCGCACCAGGTTCGGGACCATGCCTTTGTAAAAGCCCTCCATCCCCTCGTTGCTAGACAGaaccaaacacaaacatacagtcaGATGAGTCACAGTATTCCTGGCAGGGCCATTCTATGGGGTGAACTGGATTGTTAAAGGTGATCTCTAAATGAGCGTTTGACACAGTGTGTCATGTGACTCATACCTCCACGTCCTCCGCATGACGTCCACGATGCCGTTGTAGTTGTTGTGCTGGTCCTGCAGGCGAGCGCGCACCACCTGGTACGGGTAGGTCACTGCTACAGCAAATATTTTGGAAATGGCTGCCATGGCGATGTATTCCAATGGAGACTGAAGCAGAGACAGACGGGACGGAGAGACTGACTCACATCCATGAAACAAGATCATCACTGCCTCCAGTACTCATAAACCGCTCTTTCTAAAGGTTTCAATATACAGCCAAATGCCACATAATCAGGCGGGCCATTCTTTGGATGTGGGGCCTTTATGGTACCTCATAAAGTGTTGAAAATAAATTTGGATGAGTTTACAGTTCAAGACAGTGGCTGAGTTTAAGAGTTTGGGATTTTATTAGCTAATATTACTCTACAAGGATTTCCGGATCCGTAAAGgtcactaaaattaattaaaatctgaaaaagtcatggaaatgtcTTTTGTGGATATGAATGTTTCTAATTTGGTTCATATCGGAAATATTTAATCAAGTTGGAATTGCTTTAGCAAtctttataaaattatagaaattatcaTATAGGACTGGGAAATTTCAATTTATTGGTCAAAAACAGTGGGCGTAAATGACACTGTATGGTAAAATTTCAgtcaattttttcaaaataagctaCAAAATCTACCCTAGGTGTAGAACAacttcattatttgtattttatcagAGTTTTGAGATATGAAAATCATGCAGCGCTGTTTCTCCTCATACTGTATGTTCCTTAAAAACGGATAGCTAGTTTTATTTCCTCACCAGCAGGGATTCAGTCGGCATCTTCTTATATTTGTTCCGCTCTCTTTTTAGTCCCTCGTAGGTCATGAACTGCAATGCAGCATGGGAAGTCCCCACCAGCCCAGGAACGAAACCCTGCAGTGGCAGAACAGCGAAATGAGgctcacaaacatacaaaaccacAATCACACAGCTACCTCACAGTCTAAGAGCAACATAACTGCGTTTAActaaactagactagactagaattAAACTAGGATGACGTCTGCTTCAATATGTAATCATTTCAGGACAATCTGGTGTGTCTCACAATGAATTTAGCCTATGCTGTATTTAAGGATCCACAGGTTTTCCAAATATACTACAATCACACCCTCTTGTGGCCCTACAGAGAACTACAATGTTACAGAGTAAAAAGCTGGATCAGCACACTATTTAAAGCCAACATGAAACTTATTTTATGTCCAAAatttgatgtactgtatatcagaGTAAACAAGTTATTAAACTCaaagtttactaaaaaaaaaaaaaaaaaaaataatatatatatatatatatatatatatatatatatatatatatatatatatgtatatcaaatcctaaaagtacatttaaaataacatgcaataacATGCAAAAGTTAAACAGAAGCGTGCTTAATTTTGCTGAATGTGCAGTATATCAAATcctaaaagtacatttaaaaaaacttaacttccaggtaatataatattaatgaaaggtAACTTAAGTGCAAGTAAAGAGAAATGCTTTCAATtgctgtttcttaacacacttaagtacacatataaaaaagtgcactttgtaataatgtcaaactgaatgttttattttaaagtgcattttaatgtacattttagtttaatcaataatattttgtcatgttttaaagaagtacacttattttgatgtgttgactaacacactaaagcacatgtaaagtacttaattATTTTAACTGCTGCTGTGTTAtgagattttacatttaaagttaatatattttaaattacatcatCAGCATTTATAAaggtgtaattacaaatatatttaaataaatggcaGATAAGTCTCAATAGCAATTACACTAAATTATAATCTAGTTTATGGTAAATGCttatcagtacattcagcagtaagtttaaccatatttcaaagacaacataAGTATGAATAATGTAATTACACAtaaagtcctacttaagtgggttaTAAAAACTACATATgcatttaacataaatttaaCCAAATACATCTTCATTTAGTATGCTGATGTGTGCTGCTTTTTCACACAGGGGAATTGTGCACAAAATGTGTGTTTGAGaaagtaattaagaaaaaaagtttagtttcatgttgactttaatgctGAGATTAGCACACATGAAAGCTCTATTACACCTGTAACAGGATCTCAGGTTAATTTAAAATCTGTAGATGTACCCTGTATAGTCCTGGGATACCCTCGTGACGGTATATTTTCACGAGGGCGTCCATCATTCCCTTGTACTGCTTCCGTGAAGGGTCTGCATTGTACTGCAGCACCAGCCGGGTCTTTGTCACCCAGACTGGGTTGGTGAGGCAAAGCGTCAGAATGCCTGGAAACATGGAACAGGGGACCTTCACACCAACACTTAACTAGTCACTCCACGTTAGTGCTCTGTCTGAGATCTTACAGGTTGTTTTTACACGTAAAAGAGACCAATAGGAATAAAAATCATTGCTGATTTATCTTTATGAGTCTAAAAATGCAGGTTGGGGTTGATAAAGAATGTTTTTGGTCATACTggtaaagctgaagtgtgtgcaTTTCTTATTAGTTAGTGAGAGCATTGTATTGCACTGATTTTGTTGGTAAGTAGACTACTAGTTCCTCAATAACAGCTTTTTCACTTCCTAAGCCAATACCATAATCTTGTttcttctctattttttttttcagttacaaaaCAGCTGcacataaaacagttttgaagcTGCTCATTCCTGTCATGCAATGCATTTTCATATCCTCTTCATATGTATATTAATACACAGGATCAAATATTAAACTCACGTTTTTGGATAAAAATCGCATTagttagttttacttttctttgttGTAATATTGCAAACATATGCAAATTTCTACCTTtgtgaaaaaactaaaactggtaattgtgagagaaaattttaaaataagaaatcaagTCACattattatgagatataaacctgtaattacaagatataaagtcGCAGTTACTGTTTTATTTTCCAAGACCATACAATTAAGTCAACATAgaggtttgttttaaataaagaactggcAACTGACCCTTCACTAAACCCCTAAATAACTGCTACTCTGGCACACTTTACAGAACGTCCCATAATGATTTGAAGACTTGTCAGACACagcattattttcagaaaaacgTGCTTATTAAGAGGTAAAAACTGATTGGATATTATTCTTGCATGGGCTGGAATGAATTGTGACATTGCAAATCTTTTTACCCGccatatttctttaaagaaatgaaCGCAGTAACGTGATTAAAATCTGCAGAGACTGCTAATCAGAATCAAGTCCAACGCTTCACAC
The Cyprinus carpio isolate SPL01 chromosome A19, ASM1834038v1, whole genome shotgun sequence genome window above contains:
- the LOC109091216 gene encoding collagen triple helix repeat-containing protein 1-like — translated: MDTKLTPLIIGFWITLSFCVTEKVKERTARQRDAEFTDKHQTCMQGVPGVQGRDGNPGINGIPGTPGIPGRDGLKGEKGQCVTERFEDPWKPNFKQCAWNSLNYGIDLGKIAECTFTKQRSDSALRVLFSGSLRLKCKTACCQRWYFTFNGAECTGPLPIESIIYLDQGSPELNSTINIHRTSTVEGLCDGIQAGLVDVGIWVGTCADYPRGDASTGWNSVSRVIIEELPK
- the LOC109062088 gene encoding mitochondrial folate transporter/carrier-like; translation: MTATVSRQRHAAVAADSSGSSFSLTASLLRLSKHIKYENLAAGLSGGVISTMVLHPLDLIKIRFAVSDGLKMRPQYDGVVHCMKTIWKLEGIRGLYQGVTPNIWGAGASWGLYFLFYNAIKAYTREGRQTELSAGEHLVSAAEAGILTLCLTNPVWVTKTRLVLQYNADPSRKQYKGMMDALVKIYRHEGIPGLYRGFVPGLVGTSHAALQFMTYEGLKRERNKYKKMPTESLLSPLEYIAMAAISKIFAVAVTYPYQVVRARLQDQHNNYNGIVDVMRRTWSNEGMEGFYKGMVPNLVRVIPACCITFLVFENVSRLLLGEYH